From Topomyia yanbarensis strain Yona2022 chromosome 1, ASM3024719v1, whole genome shotgun sequence, one genomic window encodes:
- the LOC131696330 gene encoding uncharacterized protein LOC131696330: MPKITRNVPLSEQPVYTIAPIPAHQQAIPSTAQQQALLPPILQQPIYTQHVPVFPARSQHQQHSSNISYGLSKPMIPPLGQQPASSVAEITTGTSFEISPENNLLPDYSHGIRATTQPALVPNRSSHYLMNQQQSMAWPIYGINMFPPRTSFPGQFRQFTEQQYAPFMTGIADEYVNMRTGNRLPPNDPPQPGVPNSHGPAIGMHSTAQQSIPAQNASTHYPLLQHPTMAYFPPLNSMWNSDGVITPQQLAARHVVSKELPKFSGDPLEWPMFLSSFESTTAMCGIQPDENLARLQKSLVRSAREKVQSILTLPSAIPEIINTLRDECGRPEQLVNCLLSKIRCAPVPNVSKLETLVTFGREVRNLVTYIEAANLHAHLSNPMLLMELVGKLPPSLRLDWGLHSQRIPEVTLKAFSDYASSIKTAACHVSLPIDSGRDDGSTRRSSKKEKGGFLNAHSIGDERRSELEESFVATELNRNKGPKPCHACQRIDHRIRNCDTFVKLTPAERLKLVEEHNLCKCCLTGHGKWPCRTKHPCGINDCKELHHKLLHASKAISSEAREPGLAAVISAHCTNKTTSLFKIIPVVLRNKGKSVTTFAFLDDGSNLTLLENAIASKLGLDGTEALLCLQWTSNVTRNEYSSKKVQLTIRSADNKSEYVLQDVRTVDNLGLPKQNLDYKKISQRFAFLRGLPIQSYADAVPGILIGVDHARLMLPLSKRDRRDTEPIAIKTCLGWTVFGGRCESDGPERLMVHACSCSADRELNDLVKDYFAMEDIGIHGLTVPETAEDQRARKILQQTTKRTESGKFETGLLWKTDKIEFPNSFPMAERRLKCLERRLRVDPELQHAFSDQIVEYLERGYAHKATSEELQGTDPRKVWYLPLGVVRNPRKPTKIRIVWDAAAAVKGVSLNSMLLKGPDLLKPLLSVLCRFRQKQYAITADIRQMFHQIIVQKEDRQSQRFLWRTDPESPPEVYVMDVATFGATCSPCSAQYIKNTNALDYSERYPDAALAIVENTYVDDYLDSRDTIEEALNLAMDVRLIHSKAGFEIRNWQSNSEQILARVGEKAPHATKSFLAEKTAIAERILGMVWIPNEDVFAFTAQFRPDLQPLLSGAIIPTKRQVLQVVMSLFDPLGIVSTFTVHGKILIQDVWRSGVGWDDSIINEDFSNWQRWVKRTSELDCCIFPNY, from the coding sequence ATGCCAAAAATAACTAGGAATGTGCCACTTTCAGAACAACCGGTGTACACAATTGCCCCGATACCAGCACATCAACAAGCGATACCTTCAACTGCCCAACAACAGGCACTGCTTCCGCCGATCCTGCAACAGCCAATTTATACGCAACATGTTCCAGTTTTTCCGGCTCGAAGTCAACATCAGCAACATTCTTCAAATATATCGTATGGGCTATCGAAGCCAATGATTCCGCCTTTGGGGCAGCAACCTGCATCGTCCGTGGCGGAAATTACCACAGGGACATCGTTCGAGATTTCGCCAGAGAATAATCTTCTACCAGACTATTCGCATGGAATCCGAGCCACAACTCAACCTGCCCTGGTGCCAAATAGGTCGTCGCACTATTTGATGAATCAGCAACAATCGATGGCGTGGCCTATATACGGGATCAACATGTTCCCACCAAGAACATCATTTCCCGGTCAATTTAGACAATTCACGGAACAGCAGTATGCACCATTTATGACTGGAATCGCAGATGAATATGTGAATATGCGAACTGGAAACCGATTGCCGCCGAATGACCCTCCACAGCCCGGTGTACCTAATTCACATGGCCCAGCAATCGGGATGCATTCTACAGCACAGCAGTCGATACCAGCACAAAATGCTTCGACACATTATCCGTTACTTCAGCACCCAACTATGGCGTACTTTCCGCCGCTGAATTCCATGTGGAATTCGGATGGTGTCATAACCCCGCAACAGTTGGCTGCCCGCCACGTTGTGAGCAAAGAGCTGCCAAAATTTTCCGGAGATCCATTGGAGTGGCCAATGTTCTTAAGCTCTTTTGAGTCAACTACAGCCATGTGTGGAATTCAGCCCGACGAAAATCTGGCAAGGTTGCAGAAAAGTCTGGTAAGGAGTGCCCGAGAGAAAGTTCAGAGTATTCTCACTCTGCCTTCTGCGATTCCGGAAATCATCAACACGCTTCGAGATGAATGTGGGCGGCCAGAACAATTAGTCAATTGCTTGCTGTCGAAAATACGCTGCGCTCCCGTCCCAAATGTCAGCAAGTTAGAAACACTAGTCACGTTTGGTAGAGAGGTTAGAAACTTAGTAACATACATCGAGGCTGCAAACCTGCATGCCCACCTCTCAAACCCGATGCTGTTAATGGAACTGGTAGGGAAGCTTCCACCGAGTTTGCGGTTGGACTGGGGTCTCCATAGTCAGCGGATCCCAGAAGTCACATTAAAAGCATTCAGCGACTATGCTTCCTCCATTAAAACCGCTGCTTGTCACGTAAGTCTACCGATAGACTCTGGCAGAGATGATGGCAGCACACGACGGAGCTCGAAGAAAGAAAAAGGTGGTTTTTTAAACGCTCACTCAATCGGCGATGAACGTAGGTCAGAACTGGAGGAATCATTCGTAGCTACAGAGCTAAATCGAAACAAAGGGCCGAAGCCATGTCACGCGTGCCAGCGTATTGATCATCGTATTCGCAACTGCGACACATTTGTCAAACTCACTCCCGCGGAACGTCTCAAGCTTGTCGAAGAACATAATTTATGCAAATGCTGCCTAACCGGTCATGGCAAGTGGCCGTGCAGAACTAAACATCCATGTGGTATAAATGATTGCAAAGAACTGCATCATAAACTACTGCATGCATCTAAGGCCATATCGTCGGAAGCTCGTGAACCAGGACTGGCGGCGGTTATATCAGCACATTGCACCAACAAGACAACTTCTCTTTTCAAAATAATCCCAGTAGTTCTGAGAAACAAAGGCAAATCGGTCACCACCTTTGCGTTCTTAGACGATGGATCTAATTTAACGCTGCTGGAAAACGCTATAGCCAGTAAACTTGGCCTTGACGGAACTGAAGCCCTTCTCTGCTTACAATGGACGAGTAATGTAACCAGAAATGAGTATTCGTCAAAGAAAGTACAGCTAACGATTCGGTCAGCCGACAATAAATCAGAATATGTACTGCAAGATGTTCGAACTGTAGACAACTTAGGTTTACCTAAGCAAAATCtagattataaaaaaatatcgcagAGATTTGCATTTCTACGAGGTCTTCCGATACAGAGTTATGCAGATGCAGTACCAGGTATATTGATCGGGGTGGATCACGCGCGGCTCATGCTGCCACTGAGCAAACGAGATAGACGGGATACAGAACCAATAGCCATTAAGACATGTTTAGGATGGACTGTGTTTGGCGGCCGTTGCGAGTCCGATGGGCCAGAGAGGTTAATGGTACATGCATGTTCCTGTTCAGCCGATCGTGAACTGAACGACTTGGTGAAGGACTATTTTGCGATGGAGGACATAGGTATCCATGGATTAACAGTACCAGAAACGGCAGAAGATCAACGTGCACGAAAGATTCTACAGCAAACGACAAAACGGACCGAATCTGGCAAATTTGAGACCGGGCTTTTATGGAAAACTGACAAAATCGAGTTTCCGAACAGTTTTCCGATGGCCGAGCGCCGGCTGAAATGCTTAGAGCGTCGATTGCGTGTGGACCCAGAGCTGCAGCATGCATTTTCCGATCAAATCGTAGAGTATCTGGAACGAGGATATGCTCATAAAGCTACTTCGGAAGAACTGCAAGGAACCGATCCCCGGAAGGTTTGGTATTTGCCGTTGGGAGTGGTCCGGAATCCCCGTAAGCCAACCAAAATTCGCATAGTTTGGGATGCCGCCGCAGCGGTCAAGGGGGTGTCCTTGAACTCGATGTTGTTAAAAGGGCCGGACTTATTGAAGCCGCTATTATCTGTGCTATGCCGTTTTCGACAAAAGCAATACGCGATAACAGCCGACATACGGCAAATGTTTCATCAAATCATTGTTCAAAAGGAAGATCGTCAATCACAAAGATTCCTATGGCGGACCGATCCGGAATCTCCCCCAGAAGTATACGTCATGGACGTGGCTACGTTTGGAGCTACCTGCTCGCCATGCTCAGCCCAATACATTAAAAATACAAACGCATTAGACTATTCTGAACGGTATCCCGATGCAGCCTTGGCCATTGTGGAGAACACTTACGTGGACGATTACCTTGATAGTAGAGACACAATTGAAGAAGCACTCAATTTGGCGATGGATGTTCGTCTAATACACAGTAAGGCTGGCTTCGAGATTCGGAATTGGCAATCAAATTCTGAGCAGATTCTCGCACGGGTCGGGGAAAAGGCTCCCCATGCTACGAAGAGCTTTTTGGCGGAGAAAACGGCAATAGCTGAACGCATACTGGGGATGGTGTGGATTCCAAACGAAGATGTCTTCGCGTTCACCGCACAATTTCGACCTGATTTACAACCTCTGTTGAGTGGCGCAATTATTCCAACGAAGCGACAGGTCTTGCAAGTTGTCATGAGCTTGTTTGATCCTCTCGGCATTGTCTCTACATTTACGGTCCACGGAAAAATACTCATTCAGGACGTGTGGCGATCAGGAGTTGGTTGGGATGATTCCATTATTAATGAAGATTTTTCAAACTGGCAGCGTTGGGTCAAAAGGACGTCAGAGTTAGACTGTTGCATATTTCCGAATTATTGA